A single genomic interval of Malania oleifera isolate guangnan ecotype guangnan chromosome 13, ASM2987363v1, whole genome shotgun sequence harbors:
- the LOC131146946 gene encoding pantothenate kinase 2-like — translation MAGPTDDLLLGILGMKGESAEEEERKKKKDIEEEGERDMAPPPAGNSIHRSGSRLQLDLSGAAIQGNFEERNPTILLPNQTDDLSHLALDIGGSLIKLVYFSRHEDRSVNDKRRRSIKERLGISNANRRSYPILGGRLHFVKFETSKINECLDFIYSKQLHRGGMDSPSWPSEAPANENAIIKATGGGAYKFADLFKERLGVSLDKEDEMDCLVAGANFLLKAIRHEAFTHMDGQKEFVKIDHNDLFPYLLVNIGSGVSIIKVDGDGKFQRVSGTNVGGGTYWGLGRLLTKCRSFDELLELSQRGDNRTIDMLTRDIYGGMDYSKIGLSASTIASSFGKTISEDKELQDYRPEDISLSLLRMISYNIGQISYLNALRFGLKRIFFGGFFIRGHAYTMDTISFAVHFWSKGDAQAMFLRHEGFLGALGAFMSYEKHGLDDLMVHQLVERFPMGAPCVGGKIHGPPLGDLNEKISWMEKFVLKGTEITAPVPMAPPGTTGLGGFEVPSSRGRALRSDASALNVGVLHLVPTLEVFPLLANPKMYEPNTIDLSDHSELEYWFTVLSEHLPDLVDKAIASEGGTDDAKKRGDAFARAFSAHLARLMEEPAAYGKLGLANLLELREECLREFHFFDAYRSIKQRENEASLAVFPDLLMELDSMSEETRLLTVIEGVLAANIFDWGSRACVDLYHKGTIIEIYRMSRKKMQRPWRVDDFDIFKERMLGSGGKKAQPHKRALLFVDNSGADIVLGMLPLARELLQHGTEVVLVANTLPALNDVTAMELPDIVAEAAKHCDILRGAAEAGGLLVDAMINIRDGSKENSPVPSLTVVENGCGSPCIDLRQVSSELAAAAKDADLIVLEGMGRALHTNFNVSFKCEVLKLAMVKNQRLAEKLIGGNIYDCVCRYEPAT, via the exons ATGGCTGGTCCAACAGATGACCTACTTCTTGGAATTCTCGGTATGAAAGGGGAAAGTGCAGAAGAAGaggagagaaagaagaagaaggatatagaggaggagggagagagagatatgGCGCCGCCGCCCGCCGGAAACTCGATTCACCGGTCGGGATCTCGGCTGCAGCTCGACCTCAGTGGCGCCGCAATTCAGGGGAATTTTGAGGAAAGGAACCCTACCATTCTGTTGCCTAATCAAACTGATGACCTATCTCATCTGGCTCTGGATATTGGAG GATCTCTCATCAAGTTGGTATACTTTTCAAGACATGAGGACCGATCCGTTAACGATAAAAGGAGGAGATCCATCAAGGAGAGATTGGGAATTTCAAATGCTAATAGGAGGAGCTACCCTATTCTTGGTGGGAGACTCCATTTTGTGAAGTTTGAGACAAGCAAGATTAATGAGTGCTTAGATTTTATATATTCGAAGCAGCTTCACCGTGGTG GGATGGATTCTCCTAGTTGGCCGTCGGAGGCTCCTGCTAATGAAAATGCGATAATTAAG GCCACAGGTGGTGGGGCTTACAAGTTTGCAGATTTATTCAAAGAAAGGCTTGGTGTTAGTCTTGACAAAGAGGATGAAATGGATTGCCTCGTGGCTGGAGCCAATTTTCTGCTGAAG GCAATCCGTCATGAGGCTTTCACGCACATGGATGGTCAAAAAGAGTTTGTTAAGATTGACCATAATGATTTGTTCCCTTATCTTCTTGTTAATATTGGTTCTGGTGTTAGTATTATCAAG GTTGATGGAGATGGAAAATTTCAGCGGGTAAGTGGGACGAATGTAGGTGGTGGTACTTATTGGGGATTGGGAAGGCTGTTAACAAAGTGCAGGAG TTTCGATGAGTTGCTAGAGCTCAGCCAACGGGGAGACAACAGGAccatagacatgcttactagggACATATATGGTGGTATGGATTACTCTAag ATTGGTCTCTCTGCATCAACTATTGCTTCCAGTTTTGGCAAAACAATTTCTGAAGACAAAGAACTCCAAGACTATAGGCCTGAAGatatctccctctctcttttGCGTATGATTTCATATAATATCGGGCAG ATATCTTACCTGAACGCACTTCGATTTGGGCTGAAGAGAATATTTTTTGGAGGATTTTTCATTAGGGGTCATGCTTATACTATGGACACTATCTCCTTTGCTGTTCACTTTTG GTCAAAAGGAGACGCACAAGCAATGTTTTTGCGGCATGAAGGATTTCTAGGAGCTTTAGGTGCATTCATGAGCTATGAAAAGCATGGGCTTGATGATTTGATGGTCCACCAGTTGGTTGAAAGGTTCCCAATGGGTGCACCATGTGTAGGTGGGAAGATTCATGGACCACCCTTAGGTGATTTGAATGAGAAG ATTTCATGGATGGAAAAATTTGTGCTGAAGGGAACTGAGATTACTGCTCCTGTACCCATGGCTCCACCTGGGACCACTGGCCTTGGGGGCTTTGAAGTTCCGTCATCGAGAGGGCGTGCTCTGCGTTCTGATGCGAGTGCTTTAAATGTTGGTGTCTTGCACCTGGTACCAACTCTGGAAGTGTTTCCATTGTTGGCCAATCCCAAAAT GTACGAGCCCAACACCATAGACCTCTCAGATCACAGTGAGCTAGA GTATTGGTTCACTGTGCTGTCAGAGCATTTACCAGACCTTGTTGATAAG GCAATCGCAAGTGAAGGAGGAACTGATGATGCTAAAAAAAGGGGTGATGCATTTGCTCGTGCATTTTCTGCCCACTTGGCAAG GTTGATGGAGGAGCCTGCTGCTTATGGAAAGCTAGGGCTGGCCAATCTTTTGGAACTAAGGGAGGAATGTTTGAGAGAGTTCCATTTTTTTGATGCATATAGAAGCATAAAGCAGAG GGAAAATGAAGCATCCCTTGCTGTTTTTCCTGACCTTCTGATGGAGCTCGATAGTATGAGTGAG GAAACAAGACTGCTCACAGTAATTGAAGGAGTTCTTGCTGCAAACATCTTTGACTGGGGATCTCGTGCATGTGTAGATCTATATCATAAAGGAACAATTATTGAAATTTACAGAATGAGTCGCAAGAAGATGCAGAGACCTTGGCGG GTGGATGATTTTGACATTTTTAAGGAGAGAATGTTAGGGTCTGGAGGCAAGAAAGCTCAGCCGCATAAAAGGGCACTGCTTTTTGTGGACAACTCAGGAGCTGACATTGTCCTGGGGATGCTTCCCCTGGCACGGGAACTCTTGCAGCATGGAACTGAA GTTGTTCTGGTTGCAAACACCCTTCCTGCTCTAAATGATGTTACTGCAATGGAGCTTCCTGATATTGTGGCCGAGGCTGCCAAG CACTGTGACATCCTCCGTGGAGCTGCTGAAGCAGGAGGTCTACTGGTGGATGCAATGATTAACATCCGAGATGGTTCTAAAGAAAACTCACCTGTGCCTTCTTTGACGGTTGTTGAGAATGGGTGTGGAAGTCCATGCATAGACTTGAGGCAAGTTAGCTCTGAGCTAGCCGCTGCTGCAAAAGATGCTGACTTG ATTGTCTTAGAAGGGATGGGCAGGGCTCTTCATACCAACTTCAATGTTTCCTTTAAATGCGAAGTTCTTAAG CTTGCAATGGTTAAGAATCAAAGGTTGGCAGAAAAGCTGATTGGAGGAAACATTTACGACTGTGTCTGCAGATACGAACCAGCCACCTAA